The nucleotide window accaccggtggtaccggtcatcgAGGAACGACCGGACCAACCAGGCCACTACCACCCAAGAACCGCATCAAAACAGAAGCTcgagcggtacttgagcggtgcatggccggaaccaccgccctagcttttgcagagcatggtggcggtaccaccgcccggaggcagcggtacaaccgctcgatcAAAGCTGATGAGCGTCAAGACCCAGTGATACAACCGCTCCagggagcggtacaaccgctgggcagaAACAGTGAGCAGGAATCGATAAGGGAAGAGATAAGGgaaactctctctctcacacacctGAGAAAGACAAAGGGGGGGTGATGAAGGTGTACGTGAAAAGATTCCCCCAGTTCTTtctaatgaggattccctcttgatagtacgggttccctacgaccaaagagataaaaagcataggggactccgtcttcgatcttttcctacAAGAGAGAATAGCTTTCTGATGTAGGCCTAAGCATCAAGAACCTGAAACATTTAGCACAAGATTAGACCAAcaaaagggttgtcatcatcatccaaaacataaacTAGGGAAATTCCCTTTCAGAAGACGCAAgctaatagaaggcacatggtaacacgagcaaacagaaggacgaacggaagagggcgaataaaatggcaaaggtgaagtgggggagaggaaaacgagaggcaaatggcaaataatgtaatgcgaggaaTAAGAGTTTgggatgggtacttggtatgtcttgacttgtgcatagatgtccccggcaacggcgccagaaatccttcttgctacctcttgagcatgcgttggttttcccttgaagaggaaagcgTGATGCaccaaagcagcgtaagtatttccctcagtttttgagaaccaatgtatcaatccagtaggagaccacgcgcgagtcacctcgtacctacacaaacaaataagaacctcgcaaccaacgcgataaaggggttgtcaatcccttcacggccacttacaagagtgagctgtggtagagatgataataataagataaatatttttggtatttttatgatataaattgaaagtaaagattgcaaaataaaatagattggaaacttgtatgatggaaaatagacccgatggccataggtttcactagtggcttctctcaagatagcataagtattacggtgggtgaacaaattactgtcgagcaattgatagaattgagcatagttatgagaatatctaggtatgatcatgtatataggcatcacgtccgtgacaagtagaccgactcctgcctgcatctactactattactccacacatcgaccgctatccagcatgcatctagagtattaagttcataagaacggagtagtgctttaagcaagatgacatgatgtagagggataaaatcatgcaatatgatataaaccccatatttttatcctcgatggcaacaatacaatacatgtcgttccccctactgtcactcggatcgagcaccgcaagattgaacccaaagctaagcacttctcccattgtaagaaagatcaatctagtaggccaaaccaaagtgataattcgaagagacttgcaaagataaccaatcatacataaaagaattcagagaagattcaaatattgttcatagataatcttgatcataaactcacaattcatcagatcttgacaaacacaccgcaaaataaggtcacatcgaatagatctccaagagaatcgaggagaactttgtattgagatccaaagagagagaagaagccatctagctaataactatggacccgaaggtatgaggtaaactactcacacatcatcggagtggctatggtgttgatgtagaagccctccatgatcaatgccccctccggcggagcgccggaaaaggccccaagatgggatctcacgagtacagaaggttgcggcggtggaattaggttttcgtggcaccctctgatgttttcagggtacgtaggtatatataggaggaagaagtaggtcggtggagccacgaggggcccacgagggtggagggcgcgccccctgcctcgtggcctccttgttggttgcttgacgtccactccaagtcctctggatcacgtctgttccaaaaatcatgctcccgaaggtttcattccatttgggctccgtttgatattctttttttcgaaacactgaaataggcaagaaaaacagcaatttgggctgagcctccggttaataggttagtcccaaaaatactataaaagtgtataaataagcccattaaacatccaaaacagaatatataatggcatggaacaatcaaaaattatagatacgttggagacgtatcaattgccttggggggctgaggatgaactagtacagtggatgggcagcctcaggaggtgaggtgttattgagctcgatgagctggtggttgagagggtgatctgaatgatccgtccccttctacggtggtggctaagtcctatttatagtggtcttggtcctcttcccaaatgttttaggcgggaagggatcccacaatggccaagtttgaagggggacaactagtacaaactatcctaacaaaagtagtcttcgcctgcccaaggctctggtggtgacgttgttgtgggctccgcgatgacttccgtcctgccgtcctgctggtcttggtcttgttgcatagatatgaaaacctttgcctgatgcctcgggaccccgcgcccgcgcttgcctccttagcactaAAGAgaaaactggtacactgcgcccgctggcgcccgcctggccttggtcatcatggctcacgtcacgcgagcctcgcgaggtgccccttgcatagatatctccgctcctcgggagccagcctagtgaggttgcccccagggaggtcttggtgtcgtccgcctcgtgaggcttggcccctcgcgagggtcttgagttgttgccGCCGAAGATGGGCCGTTAATGGAGCCACGCCACGGGCCGGAGCCAGGCAAGTCTTGGTACTCCCGTTTCCAGGACACCCGACATTGACACCTAGAGGGAGAGGGCATTGGGCGTGTCACCTAGCGGCGGCGGTGCGATGATGTGGTTGGCTGTGGAAGGGGATGCATTTCCTGAATATCTATGATGCCAAGATTTGGGTGGATGACGGGAGAGCTATATCACCTCACCCAACCTCCAAATATCGAGGTTCACAGGCTCGATTTGGAGCAACCTTCAAAACGTATGGAGATGGAATGTAGAATGACGATTATGCTAGACCCTTTTTCGGCTGAAATCGTTATATCATCGACAATTACGGTGTTCGGGGGCCGAGAGTGctcttagagcatctctagccaAGCTTCTAAAAGATCTTAACTCGTCGAAAGATTCCCTTTCTAGGAGTTAAGCCACAGATGATCGACCTCTCAAAATCTTTAACCCCTAAAATATTTGATGAGATGCATCGGCCGCCTCTCAAATTTAAGAGAGCGAATGCAAGTCGTAGCAGACGATCCGCTCATCGGTCTCTCTCCTGCTCGGTCGCCTCCATGATCGCGCCGCCGCCGTTGCATTCCTTGCCTCTGATGGCCACCTTGCAACCCGGCTGATCTCCGTCCACCAAATTCCGGCAAGAATCTAGCGATATTTCGGCGAACTTTCCTTCGAATTATCATTGTCCCAAGAAACTTCCGTGCTACTCCCTGTTGTCCCCTGCCACTGTCGCGCTACTCCCCGTCGTCCCGGCCGGGGCCACACTCGTCCCCTCCATCTCCGACCATGGGCGGAGCCAGTGGTGGAGGACGGACAAAAGTTGAGGTAGTGCAGGTTTTTGTTACTCGCCACCAGCAACTCCGCCACGCCGATGTGACGCCTTGCACCCTGCCTGCACGGGACAAATCAAGGTAGGGCAGCTGCCAACCCTTTGCCCTATCTGTCCTTGGCCACCGGGCGGAGCATCACAACACAGTACAGACCAACGAAAGCACGCACATATGAGCTCCTATATGATTGTGGGTCGACATCGCCTATTCCAGTGAATCGTTGCGTTTGGACCATGCCATCAAACCACACGGAGAATGAAGAGTAGAAAAACCAGTTAAATGAATAATTATCCAAACCTTGGCCTGTGAATGAATTTTACCGGTTTCCTTGACTCCTTTCTTGCCCTTCTTCCTCAGTGAGTAACGTATAATGTCTAGAACAAAGGAAGTGAGTCTAGCTCCACTCCGAGGGACAAGACGGAAATCTTCTACCGATGCCAACTGCAAGGCGTGCTTTCCTATGAACCGATTCTTAGACTACAGATCTCATCCCAACGATCTACTTGTACGAAAGAAAGAGAGATGATCTACTTGCAGCTACTGTTTGTTACCGCTGAACATCTGCTACCAATACCAAGAAATACCAATACGGACTTCTTGTTCCAATCGAAACGAGCAAACCTGGGGAAGAGATCCTCTATCAAATTGCTTTTGCATGTCCTCTGCCCTAGCCCTAGCTAGCTTCTGGACATCATCTACCATCTAGAAATCATGGGTGGCCGTGtggaaggaagaaggaagaagaaagaagaaagtAGACGAGGGATAGAGACTTTCATGTAAAGTTCCGTATGTTTGGAGAGTTAGCTCCGCATTGTTTTAACTCTCATGTTTAGAGCATCTTTAATAAAAGATGTAGATGCAAAAATAACTAACTTTTGTATCTCCGAGGCTCAAAAATCCTTTTCCAAAAAGATGATGCAGATGTAAAAGGTTTTATATCTCAGCCTCCCGGAGATCTGAAATACAACACTTCGAGTACCGTCGCCGCCACCCCGCTCGCATCACCGGCCGCATCCCCGCACCACTGCCGCCCCGCCCGCATCACCGGCCGCATTCCCCGCACCGCCGCCACTCGATTCCACCACCGCCGCTGCGCCGTGGCCCTGCACTCCCGTCGCCGCTCGATCCGGCCGCAGCCCCGCAACGCCGCTCGCCGCGTGCAAGCCCGCCGCCCATCCCGTAGCCCCGCCCGCCGCCTCGCACCGCCGCCTCGCCCACCGCCGCCACCCCGCCACCGCCTGAATACTAGTTGAAGTACAATTTTACATCTCCATTTGCATCATCTATTAGAGTTGCTCTTTTACATCTTCAATATACATCTTTTGTTGGAGTTGTCTCTTTCTTGAAGATGCaaaaaacacttttgaagatgTAAATTTTCACCTCTCCTGTTTTACGTCTCCAAATTTGCATCTCCGATATTACGGAGTTATGATATGCTCGAAGATTCACAATTTGAGCTGGGATAAAATTTAGCGAGGTAAATCCAGCCGTGCGCCGCTGCTGGTATTCGTTCATGCAAGCTGCTGGAGCAGGTTGCCCATGGCGACTCGCGCCACCACCCCCTCCTACCTCTACAACGTCCTCCTCCGCCGCGCCGCAGACCACCGCGGCCTCCTGCTGGCCTTCCGGGCTATGCTGCGCGCGGGCGTCGCGCCGGACCACTTCACCTTTCCCTTCGCCCTCAAGGCGCTCGCCCAGGCACGCGCCGCAGCGCCACCGCGCGCCGGCGGAGCCCTTCGGTGCCTCCACGCGCAGCTTGCCAAGTCTGGCCACGGCGCCGACGTCTACGTTACTTCCTCCCTCGTCCACGCCTACTCGGcagccgccgccgacgccgcctcTGCACGTGCGGTGTTCGACGCCGCGCGCCACCGCAACGTCGTCACCTGGACGGCGATGATCGCTGGGCACGCCGCGGCTGGGGAGGCGCGGGATGCGGTCGCGCTATTCAGGGAGGCTGTGGCGAGCGAGCAGGAGGTAATTAATAGTGTCACGGTCGCGCAGGTGATGGCGGCGTGCGCGCAGTGCGGCGACATAGAGAGCGGGAGGTGGGTGCACGACACGCTCCGGCGCTGGTGCGTCGAGCCCGTATTGCTCGATGTTGCTCTTGCCACGGCGGTACTCCATATGTATGCCGCATGTGGTGGTCTCAGTGTTGCAGTTCAAGTGTTCGATGCAATTCCTCAAAGAAACGAGGTGTCCTGGAATGCAATGGTTGAGGTTTGTAATCGTCATGGCAGCTCGGATAAGGTTCTAGAAGCTTTTGCTGCTATGCATTCTGCTGGGATGAAGCCTGATAAGGTGACATGGCTGAGCATACTGCGTGCTTGTACATCGAAGGGAGATACGGGCTTAAGCCGAGGGGTTCACGCATACATGGAAAAGACTAATTGTTGTCGACATGTTTCAGTTTGCACATCTCTAATGGATATGTATTCAAAAACAGGAAATGCACAGAGCGCGCTCCAGATATTTCATTGTCTCAAAGGAAAGGATTTGATGGCATGGACAAGCATGATCAGCAGTTTGGCGAAGCATGGCCAAGGCAGAGATGCAGTGCAGCTCTTCAAGCAGATGGAGTATGGTGGCGTTGTTCCAGACCATGTTGCATTTTTAGGCGTGCTTACCGCTTGCAGTCATGCAGGGATGGTGGATGAAGGCAGGAAATATTTTGACTCCATGCTGAATCTTTACGGCATCAGACCAACGGTAAAACATTATGGATGTATGATTGATCTCTTGAGCCGTGCAGGTCACTTAGGAGAGGTTGAGAGGATGATGCAGCTGATGCC belongs to Triticum urartu cultivar G1812 chromosome 7, Tu2.1, whole genome shotgun sequence and includes:
- the LOC125522931 gene encoding putative pentatricopeptide repeat-containing protein At3g05240, whose amino-acid sequence is MATRATTPSYLYNVLLRRAADHRGLLLAFRAMLRAGVAPDHFTFPFALKALAQARAAAPPRAGGALRCLHAQLAKSGHGADVYVTSSLVHAYSAAAADAASARAVFDAARHRNVVTWTAMIAGHAAAGEARDAVALFREAVASEQEVINSVTVAQVMAACAQCGDIESGRWVHDTLRRWCVEPVLLDVALATAVLHMYAACGGLSVAVQVFDAIPQRNEVSWNAMVEVCNRHGSSDKVLEAFAAMHSAGMKPDKVTWLSILRACTSKGDTGLSRGVHAYMEKTNCCRHVSVCTSLMDMYSKTGNAQSALQIFHCLKGKDLMAWTSMISSLAKHGQGRDAVQLFKQMEYGGVVPDHVAFLGVLTACSHAGMVDEGRKYFDSMLNLYGIRPTVKHYGCMIDLLSRAGHLGEVERMMQLMPIQPSVRMWGSMMNGCKIHGRADVAERIGWEFAELNPQLSATYVVMSNIYAEVGRWHAVEQTRRLMWQKGLKKNIGSSGTEVHMLCS